In Pirellulales bacterium, the following are encoded in one genomic region:
- a CDS encoding carboxypeptidase M32: protein MPAPAELFDQLCSHARQTGLLRSVVGLLEWDERTKLPPAGGDYRAEQVAFLAGEIHRRQIDPVRGEWLATLADSPLAADPDSDAGAIIRLMRRDYQRETKLPQELVEELSRLSVRGQQIWAEARGADDFAMFLPVLDQTLALKREQASALGYDATPYDPLLDEFEPGETTANVARVLEGLRDALAPLVDQIVGSDRGPQSDVLQRDFPEDAQEAFGIEAAAAIGFDFNAGRLDRTVHPFCSTSGPRDVRLTTRYRRNDFGDAFFSILHEAGHGLYEQGLPAEQFGLPLGEATSLGIHESQSRMWENQVARSRAFWQSMLPRAAARFPALADAGVDEFYGAVNAVAPSLIRVDADEVTYNLHICIRFDLERQLIEGRLAARDLPDAWRAAYESYLGVTPPNDAQGVLQDVHWSGGAFGYFPTYALGNLYAAQFFAQAERDLGDLPTMFARGEFAPLLEWLRANIHRHGRRYSAAQLAERITGKPLSHADWLGQCTAKYSELYRL, encoded by the coding sequence ATGCCTGCTCCTGCCGAGTTGTTCGACCAACTATGTTCTCACGCCCGCCAGACAGGGCTTCTGAGGAGCGTCGTGGGCCTGTTGGAATGGGACGAGCGGACGAAGCTCCCGCCCGCGGGGGGAGACTATCGGGCTGAGCAGGTCGCCTTCCTGGCCGGAGAAATCCATCGCCGACAAATCGACCCAGTGCGGGGCGAGTGGCTGGCGACGCTCGCCGACTCGCCGCTCGCGGCCGATCCCGACAGCGATGCGGGGGCGATCATCCGACTGATGCGCCGCGACTACCAACGCGAGACGAAGTTGCCGCAGGAACTGGTCGAGGAGTTGTCGCGGCTGAGCGTTCGGGGGCAGCAGATCTGGGCCGAGGCTCGGGGGGCCGACGACTTTGCAATGTTCCTGCCGGTGCTCGATCAGACGCTCGCCCTGAAGCGCGAGCAGGCTTCGGCGCTCGGTTACGACGCCACTCCGTACGACCCGCTGCTCGACGAATTCGAACCGGGCGAGACGACCGCCAACGTGGCGCGCGTGTTGGAGGGCTTGCGCGACGCCCTGGCGCCGCTGGTCGACCAGATCGTCGGCAGCGATCGCGGACCGCAGTCCGACGTGCTGCAGCGCGACTTTCCCGAAGACGCGCAAGAAGCGTTCGGAATCGAGGCGGCCGCGGCGATCGGGTTCGATTTCAACGCCGGCCGGCTCGATAGGACGGTCCACCCGTTCTGTTCCACCTCGGGCCCGCGCGACGTGCGACTCACGACGCGGTACCGCCGCAACGATTTCGGCGATGCGTTTTTCAGCATCCTCCACGAGGCGGGGCATGGTCTGTACGAGCAGGGGCTCCCCGCCGAGCAGTTCGGCCTGCCGCTGGGCGAGGCGACCTCGCTGGGGATTCACGAGTCGCAGTCGCGGATGTGGGAAAACCAAGTCGCCCGAAGTCGGGCGTTCTGGCAGTCCATGCTCCCCCGCGCGGCGGCGCGGTTTCCGGCGCTCGCCGACGCCGGGGTCGACGAGTTCTACGGCGCGGTGAACGCCGTGGCGCCGTCGCTGATTCGCGTCGACGCGGACGAGGTGACCTACAACCTGCACATCTGCATCCGGTTCGATCTGGAGCGACAGTTGATCGAGGGCCGGCTCGCCGCGCGCGATTTGCCGGACGCGTGGCGGGCCGCGTACGAGAGTTATCTCGGCGTCACTCCCCCCAACGACGCCCAGGGAGTGCTGCAGGACGTTCACTGGAGCGGCGGTGCGTTCGGCTACTTCCCCACGTACGCGCTGGGCAATCTTTACGCGGCTCAGTTCTTCGCCCAGGCGGAGCGCGATTTGGGCGACCTGCCGACGATGTTCGCCCGCGGCGAGTTCGCGCCGCTGTTGGAATGGCTCCGCGCGAACATTCACCGCCATGGTCGGCGCTACTCGGCCGCGCAGCTCGCCGAGCGGATCACCGGCAAGCCGCTGTCGCACGCCGACTGGCTCGGGCAATGCACGGCTAAGTACAGCGAGCTGTATCGGTTGTAA
- the bshB1 gene encoding bacillithiol biosynthesis deacetylase BshB1, producing MLDILVIAPHPDDAELGAGGAMLKWKAEGLRVGVLDLTTGEPTPHGSSEIRARETAAATAILGLEWRGNLGLPNRSLQPTLEARAQLAGVIRQQRPRWLLGPYWVDAHPDHVAAIELVEAARFWAKLTKTDLPGKPHHPERIYNYYCVHLKLAPQPAFVLDISDVWEQKAAAIAAYQSQFVTGRPVDSPTFLERLRDEAAYWGKTIGVRYGEPFTCREPLGLATTVGLI from the coding sequence ATGCTCGATATCCTGGTGATCGCTCCCCATCCCGACGACGCCGAATTGGGGGCCGGCGGGGCCATGCTCAAGTGGAAAGCCGAGGGTTTGCGCGTCGGGGTCCTCGATCTCACCACGGGCGAGCCGACTCCGCACGGCTCGTCGGAGATCCGTGCTCGCGAGACGGCCGCGGCCACCGCGATCCTGGGGCTCGAGTGGCGGGGCAATCTGGGCCTCCCCAATCGCAGCCTGCAACCGACGCTCGAGGCTCGGGCCCAACTAGCCGGGGTGATCCGTCAGCAGCGCCCGCGGTGGCTGCTGGGGCCGTATTGGGTCGACGCTCATCCCGACCATGTCGCGGCGATCGAACTCGTCGAGGCGGCCCGGTTCTGGGCGAAGCTCACCAAGACCGACCTGCCGGGCAAACCGCACCATCCCGAGCGGATCTACAACTATTACTGCGTCCATCTGAAGCTCGCCCCCCAGCCGGCGTTCGTGCTCGACATTTCCGACGTGTGGGAGCAGAAGGCCGCGGCGATCGCGGCGTACCAGAGCCAGTTTGTCACGGGTCGACCTGTCGACTCGCCGACGTTCCTGGAACGCTTGCGCGACGAAGCGGCGTATTGGGGCAAGACGATCGGCGTTCGCTACGGCGAGCCGTTCACCTGCCGCGAACCGCTGGGATTGGCGACGACGGTCGGGCTGATCTAG
- a CDS encoding GNAT family N-acetyltransferase produces MRAKLHPSDEWLRMADVVEITDLAELDHYRMAWNALLPATPRASFFHTFDWFAAQWRHAAGPDRRFRVLAIRSAGSIVGIVPLCVQTERYRLGRVRVLTYPLADWGMWYGPIGPNQAASMRLAMQHVRNAPRDWDLLELRWLDAAPCDRSGAVASLLAVGMPARMSRYQSTSVVEFKPSWDEYLAGRSSKWRHELRRQLRVVDELGDVEFVRHRPAGAVRGDADPRWDLFDDCQRVAAASWQGRSNSGNTISHGDVREFLRESHAAAARLGMLDVALLKVDGVPAAFAYNYFYDGHVVGLRIGYDKSVSDRGLGRALLAHVIRDSCRRGDKEIDMGPGDYDFKRRFRTRVETSARVVHYPPLAMRSLGVRLTRWLKTQPFVQDGGKQPAVGEPSVV; encoded by the coding sequence ATGCGGGCCAAGTTGCACCCAAGCGACGAGTGGCTCCGGATGGCCGATGTGGTCGAAATCACCGACCTGGCGGAACTCGATCATTATCGCATGGCGTGGAACGCCCTGCTGCCGGCGACGCCGCGGGCCTCGTTCTTCCACACCTTCGACTGGTTTGCGGCCCAATGGCGTCACGCCGCGGGACCCGACCGGCGGTTTCGCGTGTTGGCAATCCGCTCCGCCGGCTCGATCGTCGGCATCGTGCCGTTGTGCGTCCAGACCGAGCGGTACCGGCTGGGCCGCGTGCGGGTGCTGACCTATCCGCTTGCCGACTGGGGAATGTGGTACGGCCCGATCGGCCCCAACCAAGCGGCCTCGATGCGATTGGCGATGCAGCACGTCCGCAACGCGCCGCGCGATTGGGACTTGCTGGAACTGCGCTGGCTGGACGCCGCCCCCTGCGACCGCAGCGGGGCGGTCGCCTCGCTGCTGGCCGTCGGCATGCCCGCGCGGATGAGTCGGTACCAATCCACCTCGGTCGTCGAGTTTAAGCCGTCGTGGGACGAGTATCTCGCCGGCCGGTCGAGCAAGTGGCGTCATGAGTTGCGCCGGCAGTTGCGCGTCGTCGACGAACTGGGTGACGTGGAGTTCGTGCGGCATCGTCCCGCCGGGGCCGTCCGCGGCGACGCCGACCCGCGTTGGGATTTGTTCGACGATTGCCAGCGCGTCGCCGCCGCTAGTTGGCAGGGTCGGTCGAACTCGGGCAATACGATCTCGCACGGCGACGTCCGCGAGTTTCTCCGCGAGTCCCATGCCGCGGCCGCGCGGCTGGGGATGCTTGACGTGGCGCTGTTGAAAGTCGACGGCGTCCCTGCCGCGTTTGCCTACAACTATTTCTACGACGGCCACGTCGTCGGGCTGCGGATTGGCTACGACAAGAGCGTCTCCGATCGGGGCCTCGGCCGGGCGCTGTTGGCCCATGTGATTCGCGACAGTTGCCGGCGCGGGGACAAGGAGATCGACATGGGTCCCGGGGATTACGACTTCAAACGCCGCTTCCGGACCCGCGTCGAGACGAGCGCCCGCGTGGTCCACTATCCCCCGTTGGCGATGCGTTCGCTGGGAGTGCGGCTGACCCGCTGGCTCAAGACCCAGCCGTTCGTCCAGGACGGGGGAAAGCAACCGGCCGTAGGCGAGCCGTCGGTCGTTTGA
- a CDS encoding CHAT domain-containing protein has product MLARTLLCALVTATALASASRATAQAVYRDSIPGQAYFAGTASLYRGDYRDAIRSLNSGARGAIQTINARWVDSVCFYAMLGETYYHAGRYQDALAQFDAACSLLLQNRQWLLRVQFEQLTPDPTVARRAAPWGVTGRQVVPARFGNTMAVSQGQFDNSQAVAQGGVVQQLQFWQVNVVEIMRCSALAIRRRNEILGPLAKYDKLSGDMTRLYAGGGGAPPNHWSNAWTSLLRGIAQAGVGDTTQAARSLEAAVLAGGRFDHPLTGLALLEQGRLAMAGGEPLVAESLLAEASFSAFQFSDPAVVDEAFRLIAMNRQAAGARDVSPLWQPAAAWARRDRFEHIAARAQLAAGEELLVVGNHAAAASALKDAQSRMRDARSGQLGIAAGLLDARLQYALGRDSAAAAFNAALAAQSDASLRNFQIALANQMFDAQTLPTRGAQDVYAQMLADPGAADLAFRFLDALAVMKTPHDAAFDRWFAAALERNNVGYLIEVADRAKRRRYHQLLPWGGRIDAMRLATAAPLGSRDPQSAQTRRDLLAGFPDLAAALATEQSLRTQIQQQWLPELELDAKRRQTRLWKEYAAAIGAREQEVAAAALTRVPVDFAFPPRAETVQVQQRLRPGQAILVFHDSPAGLSAMLMTSKTASHWNCGPAGRLGPAVTQLLRALGNYDANREISTDELASDEWHAASDKVFAALFEGARQPPHAIKELVIVPDGVTWYVPFEALWIEGEDRSASWISFTQIRYAPTVGLAIRHDGPWRRVQRTGVVLGSLSPGKTVEEQTDAAEIIRDAVTGAITLDGSLTAPGYVAGSALDGLVVLTDVDATSGGPLDWNPAPLPEDRRGALADWLLLAGTGPQRVVLPGLHTLAETGGRGSRRAGSLAPGDELFAGSCALASAGAETVLLSRWRVGGDSALQLVHDFLQEAPHSAAADAWQRSVQLAMETPVDPVNELRVRQGKSTEPLTAAHPFFWAGYMVVDTGWRPDEDDDQVEPADVEVPPAAGPVAEGEPPAEPAPADAPAAAPAQGDEVASETPPAPASE; this is encoded by the coding sequence ATGCTAGCAAGAACTCTTCTTTGCGCCCTGGTCACGGCGACAGCCCTGGCGTCGGCGTCCCGGGCGACGGCCCAGGCTGTTTATCGGGACTCGATCCCGGGACAGGCGTACTTTGCCGGGACCGCCTCGCTGTACCGCGGCGATTACCGCGACGCGATCCGTTCGCTCAACTCCGGCGCCCGCGGCGCCATCCAGACGATCAACGCCCGGTGGGTCGATTCGGTCTGCTTCTACGCGATGCTGGGCGAGACGTACTATCACGCCGGGCGGTACCAGGATGCGCTCGCTCAGTTCGACGCCGCCTGCAGTCTGCTGCTGCAGAACCGGCAGTGGCTGTTGCGGGTGCAGTTCGAGCAGTTGACTCCCGACCCGACCGTCGCCCGCCGGGCGGCGCCGTGGGGCGTCACCGGGCGGCAAGTCGTTCCCGCACGGTTCGGCAACACGATGGCGGTCAGCCAGGGCCAGTTCGACAACAGTCAGGCCGTCGCCCAGGGCGGGGTCGTCCAGCAGTTGCAGTTTTGGCAAGTGAACGTCGTCGAGATCATGCGCTGCTCGGCCCTGGCCATCCGCCGCCGCAACGAGATCCTCGGCCCGCTGGCCAAGTACGACAAGCTCTCGGGCGACATGACGCGGCTGTACGCGGGCGGAGGCGGCGCGCCCCCCAACCATTGGTCCAACGCGTGGACTTCGCTGCTGCGCGGAATCGCCCAGGCGGGGGTCGGCGACACGACGCAAGCGGCTCGCTCGCTCGAAGCGGCGGTGCTCGCCGGAGGGCGGTTCGATCACCCCCTCACGGGCCTTGCCCTGTTGGAACAAGGCCGGCTTGCCATGGCAGGGGGCGAACCGCTGGTCGCGGAGAGTCTGCTGGCCGAGGCGAGCTTTTCCGCGTTCCAGTTCAGCGACCCCGCCGTCGTCGACGAGGCGTTTCGCTTGATCGCGATGAATCGTCAGGCCGCTGGAGCGCGGGACGTCAGTCCCTTGTGGCAGCCTGCCGCAGCATGGGCCCGCCGAGATCGGTTCGAACACATCGCCGCGCGCGCCCAATTGGCCGCTGGGGAGGAACTGCTGGTCGTGGGGAATCATGCCGCGGCGGCTTCCGCACTGAAGGACGCTCAGAGCCGCATGCGCGACGCCCGCTCCGGCCAGTTGGGGATCGCCGCGGGGTTGCTCGACGCTCGGCTGCAATACGCTTTGGGGCGCGATTCGGCTGCGGCGGCGTTCAACGCGGCGCTGGCGGCGCAAAGCGACGCCTCGCTCCGCAACTTCCAGATCGCTTTGGCCAATCAGATGTTCGACGCCCAGACCTTGCCGACGCGCGGGGCTCAGGACGTCTACGCCCAAATGCTCGCCGATCCCGGGGCCGCGGATCTGGCCTTTCGGTTCCTTGATGCGCTGGCCGTGATGAAGACCCCGCACGACGCGGCGTTCGATCGCTGGTTCGCCGCGGCGCTGGAGCGAAACAACGTCGGCTATCTGATCGAGGTGGCCGATCGCGCCAAGCGTCGGCGGTACCACCAGCTTCTCCCCTGGGGGGGCCGGATTGACGCCATGCGGTTGGCGACGGCGGCGCCGCTCGGATCGCGCGACCCGCAATCCGCTCAAACGCGGCGCGACTTGCTGGCCGGTTTCCCCGACTTGGCCGCGGCGCTGGCGACCGAGCAGTCGCTCCGCACGCAGATTCAACAGCAATGGCTCCCCGAGCTTGAACTTGACGCCAAACGCCGCCAGACGCGGCTTTGGAAGGAGTACGCCGCGGCGATCGGCGCCCGCGAGCAGGAAGTGGCCGCGGCGGCGTTGACTCGCGTGCCGGTCGACTTCGCCTTCCCCCCGCGGGCCGAGACGGTTCAGGTCCAGCAGCGGCTTCGCCCCGGGCAGGCGATCCTCGTGTTCCACGACAGTCCCGCAGGCCTGTCGGCCATGTTGATGACCTCGAAAACCGCGTCCCATTGGAACTGCGGCCCCGCCGGACGCCTCGGACCCGCGGTCACGCAGTTGCTGCGCGCCCTGGGCAATTACGACGCGAATCGCGAGATCTCGACCGACGAACTGGCCTCCGACGAATGGCACGCGGCGAGCGACAAGGTCTTCGCCGCGTTGTTCGAGGGCGCCCGCCAGCCTCCCCACGCGATCAAGGAACTGGTGATTGTTCCCGACGGCGTCACATGGTACGTGCCGTTCGAGGCGCTCTGGATCGAGGGAGAAGATCGCTCGGCGTCTTGGATTTCTTTCACGCAGATTCGGTACGCCCCGACCGTGGGACTTGCCATCCGGCACGATGGCCCCTGGCGTCGAGTCCAACGAACCGGCGTCGTCCTGGGGAGCCTCTCTCCCGGCAAGACCGTCGAAGAGCAGACCGACGCGGCCGAGATCATCCGCGACGCGGTCACGGGGGCGATCACGCTCGACGGTTCGCTGACGGCGCCGGGATACGTCGCCGGGTCGGCGCTCGACGGGCTGGTCGTGCTGACCGACGTCGACGCGACGTCCGGCGGGCCGCTCGATTGGAATCCCGCGCCGCTCCCTGAGGACCGCCGGGGGGCGCTCGCCGATTGGCTGCTGCTCGCCGGGACGGGGCCGCAGCGGGTCGTTCTCCCCGGGCTTCACACCCTGGCCGAGACGGGGGGGCGCGGCTCGCGGCGAGCCGGTTCGCTCGCGCCGGGCGACGAGCTCTTCGCCGGGAGCTGCGCCCTCGCCTCCGCGGGGGCCGAGACGGTGTTGTTGTCGCGGTGGCGCGTCGGAGGGGATTCGGCGCTGCAACTGGTCCACGATTTTTTGCAGGAAGCGCCCCATTCCGCAGCGGCGGACGCATGGCAGCGGAGCGTGCAACTGGCGATGGAAACCCCTGTCGATC